A stretch of Ipomoea triloba cultivar NCNSP0323 chromosome 13, ASM357664v1 DNA encodes these proteins:
- the LOC116001004 gene encoding uncharacterized protein LOC116001004: MGAGGPDEDDNRWPPWLKPMLKERFFVQCNLHADSHKSECNMFCLDCINGPLCSLCLPNHSHHRAIQIRRSSYHDVIRVNEIQKFLDISAVQTYIINSAKVVFLNERPQPRPGKGVTNTCEVCHRSLLDSFRFCSLGCKIVGTSKNFVRKPKRLPEKKRTAAMAAAASDSEDSYCSRHSHGRVSRKVQSFTPSTPPPTCVNYRTAKRRKGIPHRAPMGGLIIEY, from the exons ATG ggagcTGGAGGGCCTGATGAGGATGACAATAGATGGCCGCCATGGCTGAAACCCATGCTCAAAGAACGCTTCTTTGTTCAATGCAATCTCCACGCCGATTCCCACAAGAGCGAATGCAATATGTTCTGCCTTGACTGTATCAATGGCCCTCTCTGCTCTCTCTGTTTGCCCAATCACTCACACCACCGCGCCATTCAG ATTAGGAGATCATCGTACCATGATGTGATCAGAGTGAACGAGATTCAGAAGTTTCTGGACATTTCTGCTGTCCAGACCTACATTATCAACAGCGCCAAGGTTGTGTTCTTGAATGAGCGGCCCCAACCCAGGCCCGGCAAGGGCGTCACCAATACCTGTGAAGTTTGCCACCGCAGCCTTCTTGACTCTTTCCGTTTCTGCTCTTTGGGCTGCAAG ATTGTCGGGACATCCAAGAATTTCGTGAGAAAGCCGAAACGGTTGCCGGAGAAGAAGAGGACGGCGGcgatggcggcggcggcgtcgGACTCGGAGGACTCGTATTGCAGCCGCCATAGCCATGGGCGGGTGAGCAGAAAGGTGCAGAGCTTCACACCGTCAACGCCACCACCAACTTGTGTTAATTACAGAACTGCCAAGCGAAGAAAGGGAATTCCACACAGAGCCCCAATGGGAGGGCTCATCATTGAATACTAG